In the Leptospira limi genome, one interval contains:
- a CDS encoding alpha-glucosidase: protein MAWWKEAVIYQIYPRSFQDSNGDGIGDLEGIIQRLDYLAGSKDSLGIDAIWLSPVYPSPMFDFGYDISDYEEIDPVFGDIQTFKRLLKEAHKRGIRIIMDLVVNHTSHLHPWFIESRSSVNSPKRDWYIWKQANHNGPPNNWLGAFGGSGWEYDKRTGEYYFHSFLKEQPDLNWRNPDVEDAIFRMMKYWLDMGVDGFRLDVVNLYVKDEFFRNNASYFMKGPRPYDKQVHTYDRDRPEMHGILRRMRKLLDSYTEKRMFVGEIMQDFPGNVLLPATYCGRNDELHLAFNFMFLFSPWKAERFYQIVKDFESALGEDNWPNYTLSNHDFPRHITRYEKGEDTLDRAKLAACMMLTLRGTPFLYYGEEIGMKRQKVPFNKIQDPVGKRYWPFHPGRDPERIPMPWDGSETTGFTTGKPWLPLYEDSNTLNVESQKLDPNSLFFTYKKLIQIRKDRKSLRKGKLKIILSDDKQALYYRRREGKDETYIFLNFSSKPVRVSYPRKWNLNQILFSSKNRNASFELDKELDTGDLILHPNEAVIFAK from the coding sequence ATGGCATGGTGGAAAGAAGCAGTTATCTATCAAATTTATCCACGTAGTTTCCAAGATTCCAATGGAGATGGGATCGGAGACCTCGAGGGAATCATCCAACGTTTGGATTATTTAGCAGGTTCCAAAGACTCACTTGGTATCGATGCTATTTGGTTATCTCCAGTTTATCCTTCTCCTATGTTTGATTTTGGTTATGATATTTCTGACTATGAGGAAATAGATCCCGTATTTGGAGATATTCAGACCTTCAAACGTCTGTTAAAAGAAGCTCATAAACGAGGGATTCGCATTATCATGGATTTGGTAGTCAATCATACTTCCCACCTCCACCCTTGGTTTATTGAATCCAGATCGTCTGTCAACAGTCCAAAACGAGATTGGTACATTTGGAAACAAGCAAACCATAATGGGCCACCTAACAATTGGTTGGGTGCATTTGGTGGATCTGGTTGGGAATATGACAAACGTACTGGTGAATATTATTTTCACTCTTTTTTAAAAGAACAACCTGATCTCAATTGGCGTAATCCGGATGTGGAAGACGCCATCTTTCGGATGATGAAATACTGGCTCGATATGGGAGTGGATGGATTCCGTTTAGATGTTGTCAACTTATATGTAAAAGATGAATTTTTTCGAAACAATGCTTCTTATTTTATGAAAGGTCCAAGACCTTATGACAAACAAGTACATACATACGATCGTGACCGACCTGAAATGCATGGAATCTTAAGAAGGATGCGAAAACTTTTGGATTCTTATACCGAAAAACGTATGTTTGTTGGAGAAATCATGCAAGACTTCCCTGGCAATGTTTTACTTCCAGCAACTTACTGTGGTCGTAATGATGAACTTCACCTTGCCTTTAATTTTATGTTTTTATTTTCGCCTTGGAAAGCGGAACGATTTTACCAAATTGTCAAAGACTTTGAATCAGCATTAGGGGAAGATAATTGGCCAAATTATACTTTATCCAATCATGATTTTCCAAGGCACATCACTCGTTACGAGAAGGGTGAAGATACATTGGATCGTGCCAAACTTGCCGCTTGCATGATGTTAACATTACGTGGAACACCTTTCTTATACTATGGAGAGGAAATTGGTATGAAACGCCAAAAAGTTCCATTCAATAAAATCCAAGATCCAGTTGGTAAACGGTATTGGCCTTTCCATCCTGGACGGGATCCCGAAAGAATTCCTATGCCTTGGGATGGTTCCGAAACAACTGGATTTACAACAGGCAAACCTTGGCTTCCCCTCTATGAAGATTCCAATACGCTGAATGTTGAATCTCAAAAACTGGATCCAAATTCTCTATTTTTCACATACAAAAAACTGATTCAGATACGGAAGGATCGAAAATCACTTCGTAAAGGAAAATTAAAAATCATATTGAGCGACGACAAACAAGCATTATACTACAGAAGGAGAGAAGGAAAAGATGAGACATATATTTTTTTGAACTTTTCAAGCAAACCAGTTCGAGTTTCTTACCCAAGAAAATGGAATTTGAACCAAATTTTATTCAGTTCTAAAAATCGAAATGCATCTTTTGAGTTAGATAAAGAATTGGATACAGGTGATTTGATTTTACACCCAAATGAGGCAGTCATATTTGCAAAATAA
- a CDS encoding efflux RND transporter periplasmic adaptor subunit yields MKLLKGLKHSFTSKILVTVFLLTSFLQMNCHSKNHEDKNALMATYPWKQDVIIDKNYVAQVRAIQRIEIRAFEKGYLTHIYMDEGKIVKQGQKLFQVMPMLVTAQYEKAKAEYESTQIEFENTEKLFKENVVSQTELSLIKARLKKNKAAMELAQVHLNLATVTAPFTGITDRLQVRLGSLVEEGTLLTTISDISKLWVYFNVSEKDYLNFSNARRSGDKPLKVKFLMANGEYFNHEGNADTIEGEFDSETGTIPFRATFPNPERLLRHGETGNVVIKENLKEALLIPQKATFEVLDKRYVYTISSKGKLKSTEIKVSNEIPHLFVVESGITESDIILLEGLGKVHDGDIVKFNIETRENVMKSFELQAH; encoded by the coding sequence ATGAAACTTCTCAAAGGGCTTAAGCACTCTTTCACTTCAAAGATACTAGTAACAGTATTTTTATTAACATCTTTTCTTCAGATGAATTGTCATTCAAAGAACCATGAAGACAAAAACGCACTCATGGCCACATATCCATGGAAACAAGATGTAATCATTGATAAAAACTATGTAGCGCAAGTTAGGGCGATCCAACGAATCGAAATCAGAGCGTTCGAGAAAGGATACCTTACCCATATTTATATGGATGAAGGTAAGATCGTAAAACAAGGTCAGAAACTTTTTCAGGTAATGCCAATGTTGGTTACTGCTCAATACGAAAAAGCTAAAGCAGAATATGAATCAACTCAAATTGAATTTGAGAATACTGAGAAGTTATTCAAAGAGAATGTTGTATCCCAAACAGAATTATCTCTAATCAAAGCTAGATTGAAAAAAAATAAAGCAGCCATGGAATTGGCACAAGTTCACTTAAATTTGGCTACTGTAACTGCCCCTTTCACTGGGATCACAGATCGACTCCAAGTGCGACTTGGAAGTTTAGTGGAAGAAGGAACTCTTTTAACTACTATCTCTGATATTTCAAAACTTTGGGTTTATTTCAATGTATCAGAAAAAGATTACCTAAATTTTTCCAATGCCCGCAGATCAGGAGACAAACCATTAAAAGTTAAATTTTTAATGGCAAATGGTGAATACTTCAACCATGAAGGAAACGCTGACACAATCGAAGGAGAATTCGATAGTGAAACGGGAACCATTCCTTTTAGAGCAACTTTTCCGAATCCAGAAAGATTATTACGTCATGGAGAAACAGGAAACGTTGTGATCAAAGAAAATTTAAAAGAAGCCTTACTCATTCCACAAAAGGCTACTTTTGAAGTATTAGATAAACGTTATGTATACACAATATCAAGTAAAGGTAAGTTAAAATCGACTGAGATCAAAGTCTCAAACGAAATTCCTCACTTGTTTGTCGTAGAATCAGGTATTACTGAGAGCGACATCATTCTTTTAGAAGGACTTGGTAAAGTTCATGATGGTGATATTGTAAAATTTAACATCGAAACTCGTGAGAACGTCATGAAAAGTTTCGAGTTACAGGCTCACTAG
- a CDS encoding efflux RND transporter permease subunit: MFSKFLQRPVLAIVISVLVVFVGLISIKNIPVSQFPEIAPPRVTITLSFPGASAQVLVQSTITTLEQAINGVAGMRYMISSSTSSGDAIIQVLFDPGTNPNDALVQVKTRVDQMMYRVPELVRLEGIFVQPVQPSMLLYVNLYSKDPKASEKFLYNYATVFLLPELKRIHGIGQAKILGTRQYAMRVWLNPDRMRAYNVTTAEVMKAIEDQSIIARPGRLGQSSGKQAQSLEYTLTYEGWFNEPGQYENIIIRAKNGGELLYLKDISKVELDSEFYNIYSDVDGHPAAAIMFKQTEGSNAKVVIEDIKAKLEELKQTFPPEMDYKLSYDVSNFIDAAIEKVIHTLVEAFILVAIVVFIFLGDWRSTLIPIIAVPVSLIGAFSFMMALGLTINLITLFAMVLAIGIVVDDAIVVVEAVHAKMAEDHLSVYLSVKAVLGEISGAVIAITLLMTAVFVPVTFLPGPVGVFYRQFAITMATSIVLSGIVALTLTPVLTAMILKPHNHNKKTHNPIDLFLEKFNFYFEIMTEKYVNLMHRFSGSKVFIVSLLLFFAVGFVFLSQLVPAGFVPGEDQGMIYAVIQTPPGSTIEKTNDVARKLQEIALKIEGVDSVASLAGYEILTEGEGSNAGTCLISLKDWSERKNSVHDVMEELEHKTKNFGAIIEFFEPPAVPGFGAAGGVMFRLLDKTNSGDYTAFDKVHVEFMEDLKKREELTGLFSFYSAKFPQLEVKLDRKLAMQKGVNIGDAMDNLDILVGSTYEQGFIRFNQFFKVYVQSAPEYRRLPTDILGLFTPNDKGEMVPYSSFLSLEQKQGANEITRYNAYTSSVINVLPSKGYTTGDAIDAIREVSKNLPKGFEVGWEGLSYDEASRGNEAIFIFIVVIVFVYLVLSAQYESFIIPFSVIFSLPPGIFGSFFLLRLLGLANDIYAQIGMIMLIGLLGKNAVLIVEFARQRQESGLSVFDAALEGAKARFRPILMTSFAFVAGLIPLVVATGPGAIANHTIGACALGGMLFGTIFGVIVVPGLYIIFANIAKGKNLIYHEDNMPLSESDRMYETSELERKKSRKGKK; this comes from the coding sequence ATGTTTTCAAAATTTCTCCAGAGACCAGTTCTCGCCATAGTTATATCCGTTTTAGTTGTGTTTGTTGGATTAATTTCGATAAAGAACATTCCAGTATCACAATTCCCCGAAATTGCCCCTCCTCGGGTAACAATCACTCTATCCTTTCCAGGCGCCAGTGCTCAAGTATTAGTCCAATCAACGATTACAACATTGGAACAAGCAATCAACGGGGTTGCTGGAATGAGGTATATGATTTCTTCTTCCACAAGTTCTGGAGATGCAATCATACAAGTATTATTCGATCCAGGAACAAATCCAAATGATGCCTTAGTACAAGTGAAAACTAGGGTAGACCAGATGATGTATCGTGTTCCAGAACTCGTACGTTTGGAAGGTATATTTGTACAACCTGTTCAACCAAGTATGTTATTGTATGTAAACTTATACAGTAAAGATCCTAAGGCGAGTGAGAAATTCTTATACAACTATGCGACAGTGTTTTTATTACCTGAATTAAAAAGGATTCATGGTATCGGACAAGCAAAGATCTTAGGAACGAGACAATATGCGATGCGCGTATGGTTAAATCCGGATAGGATGCGTGCTTATAATGTGACAACTGCCGAAGTAATGAAGGCAATTGAAGACCAAAGTATCATTGCAAGACCTGGTCGACTCGGTCAAAGTTCTGGAAAACAAGCACAATCATTAGAATACACTCTTACCTATGAAGGTTGGTTTAACGAACCTGGGCAATATGAGAATATCATCATCCGTGCTAAAAATGGAGGTGAGTTGCTTTACCTCAAAGATATTTCAAAGGTTGAACTAGATAGTGAGTTTTACAATATTTACTCCGATGTTGATGGTCATCCTGCTGCCGCGATTATGTTCAAACAAACGGAAGGTAGTAATGCCAAAGTTGTTATTGAAGATATCAAAGCAAAACTAGAAGAGTTAAAACAAACTTTTCCACCAGAAATGGATTACAAATTAAGTTATGATGTGTCGAACTTTATCGATGCAGCTATCGAAAAAGTTATCCATACATTAGTAGAAGCCTTTATTTTAGTAGCGATCGTTGTATTTATCTTTTTAGGTGATTGGCGCTCAACGTTAATTCCTATCATTGCGGTTCCCGTATCCCTCATCGGTGCCTTTTCTTTTATGATGGCATTGGGACTTACCATTAACCTAATCACATTATTTGCGATGGTTCTTGCGATCGGTATTGTGGTGGATGACGCCATTGTTGTTGTGGAAGCAGTGCATGCGAAAATGGCCGAAGACCATTTGAGTGTGTACTTATCCGTAAAAGCAGTATTAGGTGAAATTAGTGGAGCTGTAATTGCGATTACATTACTCATGACAGCAGTATTTGTGCCTGTAACTTTTTTACCAGGTCCTGTTGGGGTTTTTTATCGTCAATTTGCGATCACAATGGCCACTTCAATTGTGCTCTCTGGTATTGTCGCTTTAACTTTAACGCCTGTTCTAACGGCGATGATTTTAAAACCTCATAATCATAACAAAAAAACACATAACCCCATTGATCTTTTCTTAGAAAAATTCAATTTTTACTTTGAAATTATGACAGAAAAATATGTGAACTTAATGCACAGATTTTCAGGTTCAAAAGTATTTATTGTTTCCTTATTACTGTTCTTTGCGGTTGGTTTTGTTTTCTTATCGCAGTTGGTTCCTGCAGGGTTTGTACCTGGAGAAGACCAAGGTATGATCTACGCAGTGATCCAAACACCACCGGGATCAACCATTGAAAAAACAAATGATGTCGCAAGAAAACTCCAAGAGATTGCCTTAAAGATTGAAGGTGTTGATTCAGTGGCTTCACTTGCAGGATACGAAATCCTAACGGAAGGGGAAGGATCCAACGCAGGAACATGTCTCATCAGTTTAAAAGATTGGTCTGAAAGAAAAAACTCTGTCCATGATGTAATGGAAGAACTAGAGCACAAAACAAAGAATTTCGGTGCCATTATCGAATTCTTTGAACCACCAGCAGTTCCTGGATTTGGTGCAGCAGGTGGAGTTATGTTTCGATTATTGGATAAAACCAATAGTGGTGATTATACAGCCTTCGATAAAGTTCACGTTGAGTTTATGGAAGACTTAAAAAAACGTGAGGAACTTACAGGTCTTTTTTCCTTTTACTCAGCAAAATTTCCACAATTGGAAGTGAAACTTGATCGAAAACTTGCGATGCAAAAAGGAGTCAACATTGGTGATGCAATGGACAACTTGGACATCCTAGTTGGAAGTACATATGAACAAGGATTCATTCGATTCAATCAGTTCTTTAAAGTATATGTTCAGTCAGCACCAGAATATAGAAGATTACCAACAGATATTCTTGGCTTATTTACTCCAAATGACAAAGGGGAAATGGTTCCATATTCTTCCTTTTTGTCCCTTGAACAAAAACAAGGTGCAAACGAGATCACAAGGTACAATGCCTATACATCATCTGTAATCAACGTTTTACCTAGCAAAGGTTACACAACCGGTGATGCAATTGATGCCATTAGAGAAGTATCCAAAAATCTTCCAAAAGGTTTTGAAGTAGGTTGGGAAGGACTATCTTACGATGAAGCTTCTCGCGGAAATGAAGCCATTTTCATTTTCATAGTTGTGATTGTGTTCGTATACCTTGTGTTATCTGCACAGTATGAAAGTTTTATCATACCTTTTTCCGTAATTTTTTCACTCCCACCAGGAATCTTTGGTTCCTTCTTCTTGTTACGATTGTTAGGTCTTGCGAATGACATTTATGCCCAGATCGGGATGATCATGTTAATTGGTTTACTCGGTAAAAACGCCGTATTGATCGTAGAGTTTGCAAGGCAAAGACAAGAATCAGGACTTAGTGTGTTTGATGCAGCGTTAGAAGGAGCAAAAGCAAGGTTTAGACCTATTTTGATGACTTCGTTTGCCTTCGTGGCTGGTTTGATACCACTCGTTGTAGCGACAGGTCCTGGTGCGATCGCCAATCACACGATTGGTGCCTGTGCATTAGGTGGTATGTTATTTGGAACGATCTTTGGAGTCATCGTAGTGCCCGGACTCTACATTATCTTTGCAAACATAGCAAAAGGCAAAAATCTAATTTACCATGAAGACAACATGCCACTTTCTGAATCAGACCGAATGTATGAAACTTCTGAATTGGAACGTAAAAAATCCAGGAAAGGAAAGAAATAA
- a CDS encoding TolC family protein, which yields MKRIVITFLILWNVSCIPALYERDKEDLKLPEQFENWESSEKAQKLQTEIWNQFFNEPQLISLIDTAIENNQELAILEQEISIANNEVFSRQGEYLPKLSLQADGGVEQKERFSTPNANSPTLFAHGGLVMSWEIDIWKKLRNATKSAYLLYLASIEGKRYVVTNLVAEISDTYFELKSLDNQLTLIENYIEVLSKVKDMVVLQREAGRTTSLAVKRFEAEVAKNLARKYDIVQRIAITENRLNFLLGRFPERITRKSDDFLEITLPEIQKSVPVDLLENRPDIKQASLVLESRKLDIEVARARFYPSLKIDGNIGYEAFNSKHFKGTPVSLAYGLGGGIIAPLINRKAIEANYATANNLQIQAIYNYEVSLLKAFTEVTNQIVKIKNLSQKYDAKNKQVQNLRESVEISNILFKAGRIDYIDVLFSQRDFLEAQVEALELKYNLLEANVGLYKALGGGWRGQKEMDAERKNGSF from the coding sequence ATGAAACGAATCGTTATCACATTCTTAATTTTATGGAATGTTTCCTGTATTCCTGCTCTTTATGAAAGAGATAAGGAAGATTTAAAACTTCCAGAACAATTTGAAAATTGGGAATCTTCTGAGAAAGCTCAGAAGTTACAAACCGAAATTTGGAACCAGTTTTTTAATGAACCACAATTGATATCATTAATCGACACTGCGATTGAAAACAATCAGGAACTCGCAATTCTAGAACAAGAAATTAGTATCGCGAACAACGAAGTGTTTTCAAGACAAGGGGAATATTTACCAAAATTATCTCTCCAAGCGGACGGAGGAGTCGAACAGAAAGAGAGATTTAGCACACCTAACGCCAATTCACCGACATTATTTGCACATGGTGGGCTCGTAATGAGTTGGGAAATTGACATTTGGAAAAAATTAAGGAATGCAACGAAATCCGCTTACCTACTATACCTCGCAAGTATTGAAGGTAAGCGGTACGTTGTTACCAATTTAGTTGCAGAAATTTCAGATACGTATTTCGAACTTAAATCACTAGATAATCAATTAACATTAATTGAGAACTATATTGAAGTTCTCTCTAAGGTAAAAGATATGGTCGTATTACAAAGGGAAGCTGGTAGAACAACATCCCTGGCTGTAAAAAGGTTTGAAGCTGAGGTAGCAAAAAACCTTGCTCGTAAATACGATATTGTCCAAAGAATAGCCATTACTGAAAACAGACTTAATTTTCTTTTGGGACGTTTCCCAGAACGAATTACAAGGAAGTCTGATGACTTTTTGGAAATTACACTTCCTGAAATTCAAAAATCAGTTCCTGTTGATCTTTTAGAAAACAGACCAGATATCAAACAGGCAAGTTTGGTTTTAGAATCGCGAAAATTAGACATTGAAGTAGCAAGAGCAAGGTTCTATCCTTCACTTAAAATTGATGGGAATATTGGATATGAAGCGTTTAATTCAAAACATTTCAAAGGGACTCCTGTTTCGTTAGCATATGGGTTAGGTGGAGGTATCATTGCACCACTCATCAATCGAAAAGCAATTGAAGCAAATTATGCAACAGCAAATAACCTACAAATCCAAGCCATTTACAATTATGAAGTTTCACTTCTAAAAGCATTTACGGAAGTAACAAATCAAATTGTGAAAATCAAAAATTTATCTCAGAAGTATGATGCAAAGAATAAACAGGTTCAAAATCTAAGAGAGTCCGTTGAGATTTCGAATATTTTATTTAAAGCAGGTAGAATTGATTACATCGATGTTTTGTTTAGCCAAAGAGATTTTTTAGAAGCCCAAGTAGAAGCACTTGAATTAAAATACAATCTATTAGAAGCGAATGTCGGATTGTATAAAGCTCTTGGTGGTGGGTGGCGAGGTCAGAAAGAAATGGATGCCGAAAGGAAAAATGGAAGTTTCTAG
- a CDS encoding Zn-ribbon domain-containing OB-fold protein, which yields MSATVTLTGIVCNKCHFKVAEVLDGCPSCGSELIETVELKPTGHIVSFTIVHVGFGHMAERAPYVLAIVQTEENVKLTTVIEGVNDFATVKIGDQVRLKTIDDKIGPVFQY from the coding sequence ATGAGCGCAACAGTCACATTGACTGGCATTGTTTGTAACAAATGCCATTTTAAGGTAGCGGAAGTATTAGATGGTTGCCCATCGTGCGGAAGTGAATTGATCGAAACGGTAGAGTTAAAACCAACTGGTCATATCGTTTCTTTTACCATTGTGCATGTTGGGTTTGGTCACATGGCAGAAAGAGCTCCTTATGTTCTTGCGATCGTTCAAACAGAAGAAAATGTAAAACTCACTACTGTAATCGAAGGTGTAAATGATTTTGCTACTGTGAAAATTGGAGACCAAGTTCGTTTGAAAACAATCGATGATAAAATTGGACCTGTCTTTCAATATTGA
- a CDS encoding Lp29 family lipoprotein, protein MRKIIFLIFTLIRCSSYESYTVSDLQYTQISPAKKIALVGFLPYNYLIQKDRQGELYRSSATIDYENSMKPLFLDGKDIISYVSRNGNSKITRDNCLNFVYSYLDIVKASGKMELQKFIDFELTPDLSKSKCIVKTENIDFYILGIPGKPINPWRNYDESIFGFFKSAFSVLTFFIYPTKQVEPVNASFHIYDSNLNLIEKFEYQKHVIVTTSWWFNLNLDSNRVSKDIVSSIRLSQESITKEFSYDFNVKYKKK, encoded by the coding sequence ATGCGAAAAATAATCTTTCTTATTTTTACATTAATTAGGTGTTCTTCTTACGAAAGTTATACTGTATCTGACTTACAATACACTCAAATTTCACCTGCAAAGAAAATTGCCTTAGTGGGTTTTCTTCCTTATAATTATCTAATACAAAAAGACCGACAGGGTGAACTTTATCGGTCATCAGCAACTATCGATTATGAAAATTCCATGAAACCGCTTTTTCTAGATGGAAAAGACATTATTAGTTATGTTTCTAGGAACGGTAATTCAAAAATCACAAGAGACAATTGTTTAAATTTCGTATATTCGTATTTAGATATTGTAAAAGCTTCTGGAAAAATGGAACTTCAGAAATTTATAGACTTTGAATTAACTCCAGATCTTTCTAAATCGAAATGTATCGTAAAAACTGAAAATATTGATTTCTATATTCTTGGAATTCCTGGTAAACCTATCAATCCTTGGAGAAATTATGATGAAAGTATTTTTGGGTTTTTCAAAAGTGCTTTTTCGGTGTTAACTTTTTTTATTTACCCAACTAAACAAGTCGAACCGGTAAATGCTTCTTTTCATATTTATGATTCAAATTTAAATCTCATCGAAAAATTTGAATATCAAAAACATGTCATAGTAACTACATCTTGGTGGTTTAATTTAAATTTAGATAGCAACAGAGTATCTAAAGATATTGTGTCAAGTATAAGGTTATCACAAGAGAGTATTACTAAAGAGTTTTCGTATGATTTCAATGTAAAATATAAAAAAAAATAA
- a CDS encoding acetyl-CoA C-acetyltransferase — MGNSYIIDAVRTPRGKGKKRGTLASVHPQELAAATLKAIQTRTGIDPKTVEEVVMGCVSQVADQAACIARYAVMAAHWPKDVPGYTVNRFCGSGLQALNNVANHVASGAMEIGVGGGVESMSRVKMGDDMLGRDFNVGNDKIAAHYNLVPQGISADLIATKYDISREEADRFAESSQQKAHAAIQNGYFKKSVIPITLDDGTVVTEEENPRLESDYAFLSGLGPVFKTIGEKELDAIALRSYPEIKKINHIHTLGNSSGIVDGAAAILVTNDDGLKKYGLKPRAKILATVATGEDPTIMLTGPVSASQKALKQAGLTVKDIDLWEINEAFASVVLYVKKTLGIDESKINVNGGAIALGHPLGATGAILTGTVLDELERRDLRYGLITLCIGGGMGIATIIERLK; from the coding sequence ATGGGGAATTCCTATATTATTGATGCTGTCCGAACTCCGAGAGGAAAGGGCAAAAAACGCGGGACACTTGCATCCGTCCATCCACAAGAATTAGCTGCTGCCACATTAAAAGCCATCCAAACCCGAACAGGAATCGATCCAAAAACGGTAGAAGAAGTTGTAATGGGTTGTGTATCCCAAGTTGCTGACCAAGCTGCTTGTATCGCACGTTATGCGGTTATGGCAGCTCATTGGCCAAAAGATGTTCCTGGTTATACAGTAAACCGTTTCTGCGGTTCTGGATTACAAGCACTTAACAACGTAGCAAACCATGTTGCTTCTGGAGCAATGGAAATTGGCGTTGGTGGTGGAGTTGAATCCATGAGCCGTGTGAAAATGGGTGATGATATGCTTGGTCGTGATTTTAACGTAGGCAACGATAAAATTGCAGCACACTACAATCTTGTTCCGCAAGGAATCTCTGCTGACTTAATTGCAACAAAGTATGATATTTCTCGTGAAGAAGCAGATCGTTTTGCAGAATCTTCCCAACAAAAAGCTCATGCAGCAATCCAAAATGGTTACTTCAAAAAATCTGTGATCCCAATTACATTGGATGATGGAACTGTTGTTACAGAAGAAGAGAACCCACGATTGGAATCCGATTATGCTTTCCTTTCTGGACTTGGTCCAGTTTTCAAAACAATTGGTGAAAAAGAACTCGATGCAATCGCACTCCGTTCTTATCCAGAAATCAAAAAAATCAATCACATTCATACACTCGGTAACTCATCTGGTATCGTGGATGGTGCTGCTGCAATTTTAGTAACGAATGATGATGGATTAAAAAAATACGGATTAAAACCACGTGCAAAAATCCTTGCGACTGTTGCTACTGGTGAAGACCCAACCATCATGTTAACTGGTCCAGTGTCTGCTTCTCAAAAAGCATTAAAACAAGCTGGTCTTACAGTAAAAGACATTGATCTTTGGGAAATCAACGAAGCTTTCGCATCTGTTGTGTTATACGTAAAGAAAACACTCGGAATCGATGAATCCAAAATCAACGTAAATGGTGGAGCGATTGCGCTTGGACACCCACTCGGAGCAACTGGTGCAATCCTTACTGGAACTGTTCTTGACGAGTTGGAAAGAAGAGACCTTCGTTACGGACTCATCACACTTTGTATTGGTGGTGGAATGGGCATTGCGACAATCATCGAACGATTGAAGTAA